Proteins from one Ricinus communis isolate WT05 ecotype wild-type chromosome 9, ASM1957865v1, whole genome shotgun sequence genomic window:
- the LOC8280618 gene encoding probable magnesium transporter NIPA1 — translation MWISSDNIHGFVLAISSSIFIGSSFIVKKKGLKKAGANGTRAGMGGHSYLLEPWWWAGMLSMLVGEAANFAAYAFAPAILVTPLGALSIIFSAVLAHFILEEKLHIFGVLGCVLCVVGSTTIVLHAPQERAIESVKQVWLLATEPGFLVYTAIVLIAVAVLIFRYAPRYGQSHMIVYVGICSLMGSLTVMSVKTVGIALKLTFSGMNQFVYFQTWLFTIIVVLCCLLQINYLNKALDTFNTAVISPVYYVMFTTFTIIASMIMFKDWDSQEASQIATELCGFVTILSGTFLLHRTKDMGDGPSPPAESPVFTHTNSPSVESPVFTNSHSNTSRNSG, via the exons ATGTGGATATCATCTGACAATATTCATGGATTTGTTTTGGCAATTTCTTCGAGCATTTTTATCGGTTCTAGCTTTATTGTCAAGAAGAAAGGTCTGAAAAAGGCTGGGGCTAATGGAACCAGAGCAG GTATGGGAGGGCATTCGTACTTGCTTGAACCATGGTGGTGGGCTGGGATGTTATCTA tgCTTGTTGGGGAGGCAGCTAACTTTGCTGCTTATGCATTTGCACCTGCAATTCTGGTCACACCCTTGGGAGCTTTAAGTATTATTTTCAG TGCAGTGCTAGCACATTTCATCCTGGAGGAGAAATTGCATATCTTTGGTGTGCTTGGATGTGTTCTTTGCGTGGTGGGCTCTACGACTATTGTTTTGCATGCTCCGCAGGAAAGAGCTATTGAATCTGTTAAGCAAGTATGGCTTCTTGCTACAGAGCCAG GTTTCCTTGTCTATACTGCCATAGTATTGATTGCAGTTGCTGTGCTCATATTTAGATATGCACCACGCTATGGACAAAGCCATATGATAGTTTATGTTGGAATTTGCTCTCTCATGGGCTCTCTTACG GTAATGAGTGTGAAAACAGTGGGAATTGCTCTGAAGCTCACTTTTTCTGGAATGAATCAATTTGTCTACTTTCAGACATGGCTTTTCACTATAATAGTGGTGTTATGTTGTCTTTTGCAGATCAACTACCTGAACAAG GCGTTGGACACCTTCAACACAGCTGTTATATCTCCAGTTTACTATGTTATGTTCACAACTTTCACCATCATTGCCAGCATGATCATGTTTAAG GATTGGGACTCGCAAGAAGCATCACAGATAGCAACTGAATTGTGTGGTTTTGTAACAATCCTGTCCGGTACCTTTCTCCTTCACAGAACGAAGGATATGGGGGATGGTCCTAGTCCACCTGCTGAATCTCCAGTTTTTACACACACGAATTCCCCATCAGTGGAATCGCCTGTTTTTACAAATTCACATTCCAATACCAGCAGGAATTCCGGATAG